TTCGCCGAAAAAGGGTTGAACTCGACGCCGACTCGATACCGGTAGCTGAGTGCGGGTCCCCGCGCCACGGCATAGACAACCTTGCCCTCCAGTTGGATGGGCTCATCTTTTTCCGAATACCTTAGGAGGAGCGAGACTCGAATCGATTTCGGAGGGGTGTCGGTCAGGAATCCTATTCCCCCCTTGCTGATATTGACCGCTGGAAATCTCTGTTCCGACGGGGTGTCCATT
The nucleotide sequence above comes from Terriglobia bacterium. Encoded proteins:
- a CDS encoding PilZ domain-containing protein produces the protein MKSWGQGAEADIGGRGFVRFIVPGATVSYRSGGFWQRRMDTPSEQRFPAVNISKGGIGFLTDTPPKSIRVSLLLRYSEKDEPIQLEGKVVYAVARGPALSYRYRVGVEFNPFSAKKGDNSLESLRMLDRLEKTYGHGPAPGSRPGTDEGSPPGL